CGCGCGGTGGCAAAATCGTCGGCGTGTTTGACCCGCCGCTGGGCCAACACGCCGATGGCCAACATGCCGCCGATGTAGACGACGAGAAAGAGCCATGACCAGGTGATGAGCGTCATGTGTGGTGAGATTAGGCTGAATGCGAGACGGGGAGGAAGTTGATCTCCAGTCGATAGCCGACTGCTCCTGCATACGCCTCGATTGTCGTCAGCGTTGGCGAGACCGGTGAATTCACGTTTTCCAAGCGGGAAATAGCACTCTTGCTGGTATGGAGCCGTTCCGCCAGTTCTTCTTGGGTCAGGCCCGCCGCTTTGCGCAGGGCAATCAGCTTTCTGCGAAGGGCATAGGCGGGGGAGAGTGTCTCATACTCTGCTCTGACTTCTGGATCGTTCAGCGCCTTTTGCTTAAAGCTGGCCAAGCTTGGACGGGTCATTTTTTGGTCTCCTGCGTTCTCGGCAGGTTATCATATGTGATAACCTCGGCAAGGCTGTAATGATTTTCCGAAACCCCCGCCTTGGGAGGACGTGCAGCTTCTCCCTGATACAGGGCAGACCGGTCGTAGGGGCGGGGTTAAAACCCGCCCCAACACCCACCACGCCGCAAAAAAAAGGGAGAGGCAGGGCCTCACACCGTCAAGGAAGAAATTTGTTCTGCTCTTAGAAGTTCTAATCCAGACCTAAATTGTGAAAAGGATAGAATCAACAGTTCAGGTGAAGACTACCCCATCAATGGGGTGGCCAATAGCCGGAGCGCAGTAATCGCGGTCTGCTCGCGTAGTTCTCGACTGTGCCACACGCGAATAATCAAAAGAGTATAACTCATTGTCACTTTTTACGACCAAATCAACTTACACGCCCTCGAACAGCGCCTGAACGTGGGTCTCGGGCAGCGGCCGGGTCGCCTTGGAGACGACGATGGTGAACACCACCGAGGTCAGGCCGGCAATGGACGAGCAGGAGAACGGGTTGATGCCCTCTATATACAGCCAGGCGACCACGTCGTGCAGTACACCGGGTGCAAACCAGGCCGGATTGAGTAGCTGGGCGTGCAGAACCAGAAAGCTGACAAAGCCGCTGACCAGGCCGGCATACGCCCCGGCCCGGGTGACCCCGCGCCACAGAGCCCCGAAGACCAGCGAACCGGCAAAGGCCGACATGATGCCGCCGGTCCCAATCCAGATAATCAGCATGACGTTGGTTTCAACCCAGGCCCAGGCGATGGCCGCACAGACCAGAAGAACGACAAGGGTCGCTACCCGGCTGATGTATAAGACCTGGCGGTCGAGTTGCGCCTCGCTGGGCGGATGCTTCAACCGCGGCGCGATGGTCCGCCGGTAGAGGTCGTTGGCGATCGTCTGCGACGAGGACACGACCAGCCCGTCGGCGGTGGACATGATGGCGGCCAGCACGCCGACCCCGACGAGCGCCGCCAGCCAGGTCGGAAACAGCTCGATGAAGAGCATCGGCAGGGCGTGGTTTGAGGTCGCCCCCTCGGCAAACAGGGCGTTGCCCATCAGCGCCCGGGCCAGCAGCC
Above is a genomic segment from Desulfurellaceae bacterium containing:
- a CDS encoding helix-turn-helix transcriptional regulator, translating into MTRPSLASFKQKALNDPEVRAEYETLSPAYALRRKLIALRKAAGLTQEELAERLHTSKSAISRLENVNSPVSPTLTTIEAYAGAVGYRLEINFLPVSHSA